A stretch of the Janthinobacterium sp. 64 genome encodes the following:
- a CDS encoding transposase domain-containing protein encodes MIYSLFGTAKFNGVDPEAWLRHVLMRSADHRANRVDEFLPWHFAAKIPTDRNTPLPSGVMPSSIKLLPHSRRR; translated from the coding sequence GTGATCTACTCGTTGTTCGGGACGGCCAAGTTCAATGGCGTCGATCCTGAGGCCTGGCTACGCCATGTGCTCATGCGCAGCGCTGACCACCGGGCCAACCGGGTCGACGAATTCCTGCCTTGGCACTTCGCCGCGAAGATTCCAACTGATCGAAACACGCCGCTTCCCAGCGGGGTGATGCCATCATCGATCAAATTGCTACCGCACTCAAGACGGCGCTGA
- a CDS encoding DUF6988 family protein, which produces MRMNLLILPSMSPNIETLLQRSAEFELALHAEFPELELRLADSSPKLELVATAAMVSIEHGSVLRKAFEVGASNTGAALLRLQNEAVLKAAWLLFAATPPQVEKLAVPLESEAEQAAKGLPGYLDMLAAVQKTGPAGLTQPLMEFNQYSRHALNSFVHTGIHPLSRTKEGFPLPLAKKILKFANAHSHLAYRILAVLTGEQQRMNQVTKLYLAFADCLPMTSVNEPNPT; this is translated from the coding sequence ATGCGCATGAACCTCCTCATTCTGCCATCTATGTCACCTAATATCGAAACCCTCTTGCAGCGCTCGGCAGAGTTTGAACTTGCACTGCATGCAGAATTTCCTGAACTGGAACTACGATTGGCTGATAGCAGCCCAAAATTGGAACTCGTAGCCACTGCAGCCATGGTCTCCATAGAACACGGATCGGTGCTCAGGAAAGCATTTGAGGTCGGAGCGTCAAATACTGGCGCTGCGCTATTGCGCCTGCAGAACGAAGCGGTTCTCAAGGCAGCATGGCTGCTTTTCGCGGCCACACCTCCCCAGGTGGAAAAGCTGGCAGTGCCTTTGGAAAGTGAGGCTGAGCAAGCAGCCAAGGGACTACCAGGATACCTTGATATGCTGGCAGCAGTACAAAAGACTGGGCCCGCCGGACTCACACAGCCACTGATGGAGTTCAACCAATACTCACGCCATGCGCTGAATTCGTTCGTGCACACCGGCATTCATCCGCTCAGCCGCACAAAGGAAGGTTTTCCTTTGCCACTGGCGAAAAAGATACTCAAGTTTGCCAATGCTCACAGTCATCTTGCCTATCGTATCTTGGCGGTGCTCACAGGTGAGCAGCAGCGTATGAATCAAGTTACAAAGCTGTATCTCGCCTTCGCAGATTGCCTGCCAATGACTTCAGTAAATGAACCGAATCCGACCTAG
- a CDS encoding type IV toxin-antitoxin system AbiEi family antitoxin, translating into MDIDYLMDKVHNLIVFKYVEKTTYTDNLTLGEDMSLKQYESQSLHKLVEILQRTAGLTIQVLEDTTARDHDGYLRIRTDEGQCFDLPYEAKGIVDRRDQLLTFKALQNGTVLITRSMSSAMAEQCRELNIQFIDHAGNCFLRQSGLYVFIVGVKDTTKAEQVATRGLTPAALRVVFAILAQPSILNSNVRRIAEVSLVSHGAAGAALIVLEEIGFFTTAGTGRRVLTTPERWLDAWTEGYLGRIRPKLERHRMSSPASLPATIQRVSPQIREVALGGEAAAAYRDMGLKPGTLTLYIDLNEPNVMRNLVQELKLRRDPEGKIEVVNMFWNANELQSFPTVPDALIYADLIGTGEERTMEIATYLRKEICKYVASEA; encoded by the coding sequence GTGGACATTGACTATTTAATGGACAAGGTTCACAATTTGATTGTGTTCAAGTATGTGGAAAAAACAACCTATACGGACAACCTAACGTTGGGCGAAGATATGTCACTGAAACAGTATGAATCACAATCATTGCACAAGCTTGTGGAAATTTTGCAGCGAACCGCAGGCCTAACCATACAGGTGCTGGAAGATACTACTGCACGTGACCATGACGGCTACCTGCGCATTCGAACCGACGAAGGGCAGTGTTTTGATTTGCCTTACGAGGCCAAGGGGATTGTTGATCGCCGTGATCAGCTGTTGACTTTTAAGGCGTTGCAAAATGGGACTGTGCTGATTACCCGGTCCATGAGTAGTGCAATGGCTGAGCAGTGCCGCGAACTCAATATCCAATTTATTGATCATGCCGGTAACTGTTTCTTACGCCAGTCTGGACTCTACGTCTTCATTGTTGGGGTCAAAGACACTACGAAAGCAGAGCAAGTGGCTACTCGTGGACTAACGCCCGCTGCGCTGCGGGTTGTTTTTGCTATTTTGGCCCAACCCTCTATCCTGAATAGCAACGTGCGGCGAATTGCTGAGGTATCCCTCGTTTCCCATGGCGCGGCTGGAGCAGCTTTAATCGTACTTGAGGAGATTGGGTTTTTCACCACAGCAGGAACGGGCCGTAGAGTACTGACTACGCCGGAACGATGGCTAGATGCCTGGACGGAAGGTTACTTAGGACGAATTCGCCCAAAACTTGAGAGACACAGGATGAGCTCCCCTGCCTCCTTGCCTGCAACTATTCAGCGAGTGAGCCCTCAGATACGTGAAGTAGCATTGGGAGGAGAGGCGGCGGCGGCATACCGTGATATGGGGCTGAAGCCTGGTACTCTCACGCTGTACATTGACCTCAATGAGCCGAACGTAATGCGTAACCTCGTGCAGGAGCTAAAGCTGCGTCGTGACCCCGAAGGAAAAATTGAAGTAGTCAACATGTTTTGGAATGCCAATGAGCTGCAAAGTTTCCCAACTGTACCCGACGCATTGATCTATGCCGATCTAATCGGTACTGGAGAGGAGCGAACGATGGAAATTGCCACCTACCTAAGAAAGGAAATTTGCAAATATGTTGCAAGTGAAGCCTAA